In Candidatus Melainabacteria bacterium RIFOXYA2_FULL_32_9, the following are encoded in one genomic region:
- a CDS encoding cytidine deaminase: protein MQNIDPNHLLKLASKAAENAHAPYSKFNVGACALFEDGSIYKGCNVENASYGLTLCAERNAISTAITEGKKAGLVAIAIYSPNSKLCYPCGACRQWIAEFSKDALIIVEDSDGTHLTYTISELLPKSFTL from the coding sequence ATGCAAAATATAGATCCAAATCATCTCCTTAAATTAGCCTCTAAAGCTGCAGAAAATGCTCACGCTCCATACTCAAAATTCAATGTTGGAGCTTGTGCATTGTTTGAAGATGGAAGTATTTATAAAGGCTGTAATGTTGAAAATGCAAGTTATGGCTTAACTCTTTGCGCCGAAAGAAATGCAATTTCAACCGCAATAACTGAAGGTAAAAAAGCAGGGCTTGTTGCTATCGCAATATATAGTCCAAATTCTAAATTATGCTATCCATGTGGAGCCTGTAGACAGTGGATCGCTGAGTTTTCAAAAGACGCACTTATCATAGTTGAAGACTCCGATGGAACACACCTAACCTATACTATTTCTGAGCTTTTACCAAAATCTTTTACGCTTTAA